From a single Deltaproteobacteria bacterium genomic region:
- the cofC gene encoding 2-phospho-L-lactate guanylyltransferase, producing the protein MNVVALIPVKGFRNAKQRLSPLLGAADREVLAETMFRDVLRAVVRARGLAGTYVVTGNDQVAAITTELGAEVIREAVETGETGAVDFARLELKKRGCEAALIIPGDMPLVRARDIEQVLAQVPTDARAPYALLVPSHDRLGTNALVLAPPDLIKLRFGYDSFTFHMSQVTSQGLPMRFVENEAIALDIDDPKDLECFLSHNLADGDSTGVARAMLSERQAESRRSGGA; encoded by the coding sequence ATGAACGTCGTCGCTCTGATACCGGTTAAAGGCTTCCGCAATGCCAAGCAGCGCTTGAGCCCGCTGCTCGGCGCGGCCGATCGCGAAGTGCTCGCGGAGACCATGTTCCGCGATGTGTTGCGCGCGGTTGTCCGCGCGCGCGGTTTGGCTGGCACTTATGTCGTTACCGGCAACGATCAAGTGGCGGCGATAACAACCGAGCTGGGCGCGGAAGTCATTCGCGAAGCCGTGGAGACCGGCGAGACCGGCGCGGTGGATTTTGCGCGGCTCGAGTTGAAAAAACGCGGCTGCGAAGCGGCGCTGATTATTCCCGGCGACATGCCGCTGGTACGCGCTCGGGATATCGAACAGGTACTCGCTCAGGTTCCCACAGATGCTAGAGCGCCTTACGCGCTGCTCGTGCCGTCGCATGATCGCCTGGGCACGAACGCATTAGTTTTGGCGCCGCCGGATTTGATCAAGCTGCGTTTTGGCTACGACAGCTTCACGTTTCACATGAGCCAGGTAACTTCGCAGGGCTTGCCGATGCGCTTTGTCGAGAACGAGGCGATTGCCCTCGATATCGATGACCCCAAAGATCTCGAATGTTTCTTAAGTCATAATCTCGCCGACGGTGATTCGACAGGCGTGGCGCGGGCCATGTTGAGCGAACGACAAGCTGAGAGCCGCCGTTCCGGTGGCGCATGA